One genomic region from Veillonellales bacterium encodes:
- a CDS encoding ACT domain-containing protein — protein MVTEQKSVFFLVREEILPEAIKKTIKVKDMLKRGEASTINEAVEKMELSRSAYYKYKDYVFPFYEASREKIVTLALLLEHKPGVLSRVLNTIASEHGSIMTINQGIPLQGVANATVSIETAELVIDLEALLDKLRMVEGVKRLEVLGQE, from the coding sequence ATGGTGACAGAGCAGAAATCTGTATTTTTTTTAGTACGGGAAGAGATTTTGCCGGAAGCAATCAAAAAAACAATTAAAGTAAAAGACATGCTTAAACGTGGCGAAGCAAGTACCATTAATGAGGCTGTAGAGAAAATGGAACTTAGTCGCAGTGCCTACTATAAGTATAAGGATTATGTGTTTCCATTTTATGAAGCCAGCAGAGAAAAAATTGTAACACTGGCATTATTATTAGAGCATAAACCGGGTGTTTTATCCCGGGTATTAAACACTATTGCCAGTGAACACGGCAGTATTATGACTATTAATCAAGGAATACCGCTGCAGGGAGTGGCCAATGCCACTGTTTCCATTGAAACAGCAGAATTAGTGATTGATCTGGAAGCTCTGTTAGACAAATTAAGAATGGTAGAAGGAGTCAAACGACTTGAAGTATTGGGTCAGGAATAG
- the guaB gene encoding IMP dehydrogenase, with the protein MFENKFGSEGLTFDDVLLVPAKSEVLPREVEVSTHLTRNIKLNIPIISSGMDTVTEARMAIAVAREGGLGVIHKNMPIECQANEIDKVIRSEHGIIVDPIFLSPDNTLQDAHNLMEKYHISGVPVTDKNKLVGILTNRDLRFETDLKRKIGECMTREHLITAPVGTSVEAAKELLRKHRIEKLPLVDREGNLKGLITIKDIEKAQKYPNSAKDNKGRLLVAAAIGVGSDMMDRVDAVVGARVDVLVVDTAHGHSKGVLEAVKIIKAAHPHVDLVAGNVATADATRALIEAGADCVKVGIGPGSICTTRVIAGIGVPQITAVYDCSNAAREYNIPIIADGGIKYSGDIVKAIAAGANVVMIGNLFAGTEESPGETVIYQGRSYKVYRGMGSLGAMAQGSKDRYFQENMDKLVPEGIEGRVPYKGSLADTAFQLIGGLRAGMGYCGVRNIEELITKTKFIRITGAGLKESHPHDISITKESPNYSL; encoded by the coding sequence ATGTTTGAAAACAAATTTGGATCAGAAGGGCTGACTTTTGATGACGTATTACTAGTTCCAGCGAAATCTGAAGTTTTGCCACGTGAAGTTGAAGTTTCTACCCATTTAACCCGCAATATTAAACTAAACATTCCTATTATCAGTTCGGGTATGGATACAGTTACTGAGGCACGAATGGCGATTGCCGTAGCCAGAGAAGGTGGCTTGGGCGTAATTCATAAGAACATGCCTATCGAGTGTCAGGCAAATGAGATTGATAAAGTAATACGGTCAGAGCACGGGATTATAGTTGATCCGATTTTTTTATCTCCGGATAATACGTTGCAAGATGCTCATAATTTAATGGAAAAATATCATATATCGGGTGTACCGGTAACTGATAAAAATAAATTAGTCGGTATTCTTACGAATAGGGATTTGCGGTTTGAAACGGATTTGAAAAGAAAAATTGGCGAGTGTATGACCAGAGAACACTTGATTACCGCTCCGGTAGGCACTTCAGTGGAAGCTGCCAAAGAATTATTGCGGAAACACCGGATTGAAAAATTGCCGTTAGTTGATAGGGAAGGGAACCTAAAAGGGTTAATCACGATTAAGGATATAGAGAAAGCCCAGAAATATCCTAATTCCGCCAAGGATAATAAAGGACGATTGTTAGTAGCCGCCGCGATTGGGGTTGGCTCTGATATGATGGATCGTGTGGATGCAGTTGTTGGGGCCAGAGTAGATGTTCTTGTTGTGGATACTGCTCATGGACACTCAAAAGGTGTGCTGGAGGCTGTTAAAATTATTAAGGCGGCACATCCGCATGTTGACCTCGTCGCAGGCAATGTAGCTACAGCAGACGCAACCCGGGCTTTGATTGAAGCAGGAGCCGATTGTGTGAAAGTGGGAATCGGTCCGGGGTCAATCTGTACGACCAGAGTTATTGCCGGAATTGGCGTTCCGCAGATAACGGCCGTATATGATTGTTCCAATGCAGCCAGGGAATATAATATTCCGATTATTGCCGACGGTGGAATCAAGTATTCCGGCGATATTGTTAAAGCGATCGCTGCCGGCGCAAATGTTGTGATGATCGGGAACTTATTTGCCGGTACGGAAGAGAGCCCTGGGGAGACAGTTATTTATCAGGGACGCAGTTATAAAGTTTATCGGGGTATGGGTTCATTGGGAGCTATGGCTCAAGGCAGTAAAGATCGTTATTTTCAAGAAAACATGGACAAGCTTGTTCCAGAGGGAATAGAGGGAAGGGTACCTTATAAAGGATCTTTAGCAGATACTGCCTTCCAATTGATTGGTGGCTTGCGAGCCGGAATGGGATATTGCGGTGTGCGTAATATCGAAGAACTGATAACTAAGACCAAGTTTATTCGTATTACTGGGGCAGGGTTAAAAGAAAGCCACCCCCATGATATTAGTATTACAAAGGAATCGCCTAATTATAGTTTATAA
- a CDS encoding homoserine dehydrogenase gives MAKTINVGLLGMGTVGTGVAKILTNNGSNIAAKVGLPVAIKKVLVRNPHKLRNFKVDAQFVTDIEEIINDDEIDIIIEVMGGEQPAKDYMIQALTAGKHVVTANKDVIAQYGHELFDAAASSKVDFMFEASVGGGIPIIRPLKQCLAANRITEVMGIVNGTTNYMLTKMTNEGLDFAEVLSEAQAQGYAEADPTADVGGLDAARKIAILASIAFGTRISLDDVYTEGITNISAEDIDYGKELGYVIKLLAIAREDEQGINVRVHPAFIPCDHPLASVHDVFNAIYIKGDAVGETMFYGRGAGEMPTASAVVADVIDVARDIQHGACGRILCTCFEEKRLCPVQKTESPYYIRLLVDDKPGVLAAIAGAFGAQNVSLNSVIQKRKVNNCAEIVLITYKVTDENIRMSINTINGMSAVNEVRSIIRVEA, from the coding sequence ATGGCAAAAACAATCAATGTTGGCTTACTTGGTATGGGAACAGTGGGAACTGGCGTGGCAAAAATTTTGACTAACAATGGCAGCAATATTGCTGCTAAAGTGGGACTGCCGGTAGCAATTAAAAAAGTATTAGTCAGAAATCCTCATAAACTCCGGAATTTCAAGGTGGACGCACAATTTGTCACCGATATCGAGGAAATCATAAATGACGATGAAATTGATATTATAATTGAAGTTATGGGGGGGGAACAACCGGCAAAAGACTACATGATTCAAGCTCTAACAGCCGGTAAACATGTGGTTACAGCGAATAAAGACGTAATAGCCCAATATGGACATGAATTATTTGATGCTGCTGCGAGTAGTAAAGTCGATTTTATGTTTGAAGCAAGTGTCGGCGGTGGAATTCCTATTATCAGACCATTGAAGCAATGTTTGGCTGCCAACCGCATCACCGAAGTCATGGGAATCGTTAATGGAACGACAAACTATATGTTGACCAAGATGACTAATGAGGGCCTGGATTTCGCTGAAGTACTGTCTGAGGCCCAGGCCCAGGGATATGCTGAAGCTGATCCTACCGCAGATGTAGGTGGTTTAGATGCAGCTCGTAAAATTGCAATTTTAGCATCCATTGCATTTGGTACCCGAATTTCCCTGGATGATGTTTATACCGAGGGAATTACTAATATTTCTGCTGAAGATATTGACTATGGTAAGGAATTGGGCTACGTTATTAAATTATTAGCGATTGCCAGAGAAGATGAACAAGGAATTAATGTACGGGTTCATCCTGCGTTCATCCCTTGTGATCATCCCTTAGCGTCGGTTCATGATGTGTTTAATGCTATTTATATAAAAGGGGATGCTGTCGGAGAGACAATGTTTTATGGCCGTGGTGCCGGTGAGATGCCGACAGCCAGTGCGGTCGTGGCCGATGTAATTGACGTGGCCCGGGATATACAGCATGGTGCCTGTGGTAGAATTTTGTGTACTTGTTTTGAAGAGAAAAGATTATGCCCGGTACAAAAAACTGAATCACCTTATTATATTAGATTACTGGTGGATGATAAGCCAGGCGTTTTAGCTGCTATAGCCGGTGCTTTTGGGGCACAAAATGTAAGCTTAAATTCGGTTATCCAAAAACGCAAGGTAAATAATTGTGCGGAAATCGTACTGATTACTTATAAAGTAACGGATGAAAATATTCGCATGTCGATTAATACAATTAATGGTATGTCGGCGGTAAATGAAGTACGCAGTATAATCCGGGTGGAAGCCTGA
- the lexA gene encoding transcriptional repressor LexA, with translation MTKYESLNTRQKQIMNYIKDTLRKKGYPPSVREIGEAVGLSSSSTVHSHLSKLEKLGFIRRDPTKPRAIDVLDDVLWRQKTLIAVPLVGHVTAGQPILATENIEETYPLPADLVGSKDDVFMLTVHGSSMINAGILDGDYILVRETQSADNGDIVVALLDGEEATVKRFFREKDCIRLQPENDFMDPIYSKNVSILGRVTGIFRRL, from the coding sequence ATGACTAAATATGAATCTTTAAACACCCGGCAAAAGCAGATAATGAACTATATTAAAGACACTTTACGAAAAAAAGGTTATCCACCCTCCGTGCGTGAAATTGGTGAAGCAGTCGGCCTCAGTTCCAGTTCTACTGTACACAGTCATCTATCAAAGCTGGAAAAGCTCGGATTTATAAGGCGCGATCCCACAAAACCCCGGGCAATTGATGTATTGGATGATGTTCTTTGGCGTCAAAAAACACTAATAGCTGTACCATTAGTTGGTCATGTAACAGCGGGTCAACCCATACTGGCAACTGAAAATATTGAAGAAACCTATCCCCTGCCTGCCGATCTTGTTGGCAGTAAAGATGATGTATTCATGCTCACTGTTCACGGCAGCAGCATGATTAATGCCGGTATACTGGATGGTGATTACATATTAGTACGAGAAACACAAAGTGCTGATAATGGCGACATCGTTGTCGCACTGTTAGATGGTGAAGAAGCCACTGTGAAACGGTTTTTCCGGGAGAAAGATTGTATACGCCTGCAGCCCGAGAATGATTTCATGGATCCAATTTACTCGAAAAACGTATCAATTCTCGGACGCGTCACTGGTATATTCAGACGTTTATAA